A window of the Tachysurus fulvidraco isolate hzauxx_2018 chromosome 6, HZAU_PFXX_2.0, whole genome shotgun sequence genome harbors these coding sequences:
- the LOC125141418 gene encoding granzyme B(G,H)-like codes for MGYLRVVHQAQISTCSILSPQITMSSANIIVHRDSCLTSSVNLSMKPYCCSQELRLLFIALINVSIIVESSIIGGNEVKPHFRPYMVSVHLRNKHTCGGFLIRHDYVLTAAHCVDNLVYSGNHKLEVVLGAHNISQEEPQQQRIAVEECIKHPCYKSNERPNDIMLLKLKSKAKLENDVQVIDLPKKNENLPANMICSIAGWGRTKRNRTSEVLREVNLTIQDNSECKRRWKDDFDTDSMICTTDQSGAFCKGDSGSPLICGKKPQGLAAFAHTDHCLHPNHPEVYMKVSYFLPWIKEIIHKREN; via the exons ATGGGATATCTGAGAGTGGTCCACCAAG CACAGATCTCCACCTGCTCTATACTCTCACCACAGATTACAATGTCTTCggcaaacatcattgtccacaGAGATTCTTGcctgacttcatctgtcaacctgtccatgaagccatactgctgctcacag GAACTCAG ATTGCTTTTTATTGCATTGATCAATGTGTCGATAATTGTcga GAGTAGTATTATTGGAGGAAATGAGGTGAAACCACACTTCCGACCCTACATGGTGTCTGTTCACTTACGCAATAAACACACGTGTGGTGGTTTTCTAATTCGACATGATTATGTGCTGACTGCAGCCCACTGTGTAGA TAACCTTGTATACTCTGGGAATCATAAGCTGGAAGTGGTACTGGGAGCTCACAACATTAGTCAAGAGGAGCCCCAACAGCAAAGAATCGCAGTGGAGGAATGCATCAAGCATCCCTGTTACAAGAGCAATGAACGTCCAAATGATATCATGCTACTGAAG CTGAAGTCCAAAGCAAAGCTGGAAAACGATGTGCAAGTCATTGACCTTCCTaagaagaatgagaaccttCCAGCCAACATGATATGTTCAATAGCTGGCTGGGGCAGGACAAAACGGAACAGAACATCAGAAGTCCTACGAGAGGTGAATCTCACCATACAAGATAACTCTGAGTGCAAGAGGCGTTGGAAAGATGACTTTGACACAGACAGCATGATCTGTACTACTGACCAAAGTGGTGCTTTTTGTAAG GGTGATTCAGGGAGTCCTCTTATCTGTGGAAAAAAACCACAAGGATTAGCTGCATTTGCCCACACTGACCACTGCTTACACCCCAATCATCCAGAGGTATATATGAAGGTCTCCTACTTTCTTCCAtggattaaagaaataatacacaAGAGAGAGAATTAA